In Pengzhenrongella sicca, a single genomic region encodes these proteins:
- a CDS encoding acyltransferase family protein, which translates to MAASTAARPARPATARPAPGQRPPATSFRRDIQGLRAIAVLLVVLDHAGIVELHGGYVGVDVFFVLSGFLITGLLLQDAGRTGRVSFQTFYARRAWRILPAATLVLVVTGAATYLLLNYVRAAAVLRDIVWAAFFGANIRFAQVGTDYFAADTPASPVQHFWSLAVEEQFYLVWPVLLAAVLFATHRRRRVRGSRHRDRPAPVPVRAVLAVLVVVIGASLAWSVLSTESSPASAYFSTFARGWELGVGALLATLALVITRIPTAVRVILSWAGLAGILVAAVVYDPTTPFPGWAALLPVLATAAVVASGIGGAPRFGAGLLLGTRPFTYVGDISYSLYLWHFPVLVIAAAYVGRGLTLRENLLLVGLAIVLSAASYRWFEDPLRRARPQWLTPRDRLLLWPASISVVLVFTSLATSAVWTDAQAAQASAYNSRVAAAGTALEPTPEPTQTVAAAPATPSEAAAAAVAASVEQAAADAPLPALNPDLLSLADDVYYLGGCSAYQVTTNRICRLGDPDGDRTMVVFGSSKAQNWMPALDAIGARAGITLIPFIKEACTDDEMAAADGIGAGDCSVWADWAAEQIQDLHPEVIVFAGNSGVNLANLDDFRWTRWDTSVAAILASFSGASDRIVSLADVPILPTQPGECLLARDATLGTCTFDVQRGNLNLERRSEKQALDAEVQFQPTSQWFCASGKCPVVVGSTIAYRDQVHVTATYSTQLADALESSLGLAAP; encoded by the coding sequence ATGGCGGCGTCGACCGCGGCCCGGCCCGCGCGGCCAGCGACAGCGCGTCCCGCGCCCGGCCAGCGCCCGCCCGCCACCAGCTTCCGCCGGGACATCCAGGGCCTGCGCGCGATCGCCGTCCTGCTGGTCGTGCTCGACCATGCGGGCATCGTGGAGCTGCACGGTGGCTATGTCGGCGTCGACGTCTTCTTCGTCCTGTCCGGCTTCCTGATCACCGGGCTCCTCCTGCAGGACGCGGGGCGCACCGGGAGGGTGTCGTTCCAGACCTTCTACGCGCGCCGCGCCTGGCGGATCCTCCCCGCGGCGACCCTCGTCCTCGTCGTGACCGGCGCCGCCACCTACCTGCTGCTCAACTACGTGCGCGCCGCCGCGGTGCTGCGCGACATCGTCTGGGCCGCCTTCTTCGGGGCGAACATCCGCTTCGCGCAGGTCGGGACCGACTACTTCGCGGCCGACACCCCCGCATCCCCGGTCCAGCACTTCTGGTCCCTCGCCGTCGAGGAGCAGTTCTACCTCGTGTGGCCGGTGCTCCTCGCCGCCGTGCTGTTCGCCACCCACCGGCGGCGCCGGGTCCGGGGCTCCCGGCACCGGGACCGGCCAGCGCCCGTCCCGGTGCGCGCCGTGCTGGCCGTCCTGGTCGTCGTGATCGGCGCCTCGCTCGCCTGGTCGGTGCTGTCCACCGAGTCGAGCCCGGCGTCCGCCTACTTCTCCACGTTCGCGCGCGGCTGGGAGCTCGGGGTCGGTGCGCTGCTCGCCACGCTCGCGCTCGTGATCACCCGCATCCCGACGGCGGTCCGGGTCATCCTCAGCTGGGCCGGCCTCGCCGGCATCCTGGTCGCCGCCGTCGTCTACGACCCGACGACGCCGTTCCCCGGCTGGGCCGCGCTCCTGCCCGTGCTAGCCACCGCAGCGGTCGTCGCCTCGGGGATCGGCGGGGCGCCGCGGTTCGGCGCCGGGCTGCTGCTGGGCACCCGCCCGTTCACCTACGTCGGCGACATCTCCTACTCGCTGTACCTGTGGCACTTCCCGGTCCTGGTGATCGCGGCGGCGTACGTCGGGCGAGGGCTCACCCTGCGCGAGAACCTGCTGCTCGTCGGGCTTGCGATCGTGCTGTCCGCCGCGAGCTATCGGTGGTTCGAGGACCCGCTGCGGCGGGCCCGGCCGCAGTGGCTGACCCCGCGCGACCGGCTGCTGCTGTGGCCCGCCTCGATCTCGGTCGTCCTGGTGTTCACGTCGCTGGCGACCTCCGCCGTGTGGACCGACGCGCAGGCAGCCCAGGCGTCCGCCTACAACAGCCGGGTCGCCGCCGCCGGCACCGCGCTCGAGCCCACCCCCGAACCCACGCAGACGGTCGCCGCCGCCCCGGCGACGCCGAGCGAGGCCGCCGCCGCGGCAGTGGCGGCCTCGGTCGAGCAGGCGGCGGCGGACGCCCCGCTGCCCGCCTTGAACCCCGACCTGCTCAGCCTGGCCGACGACGTCTACTACCTCGGCGGCTGCAGCGCGTACCAGGTCACGACCAACCGCATCTGCCGCCTGGGCGATCCCGACGGCGACCGGACGATGGTGGTGTTCGGCAGCTCCAAGGCGCAGAACTGGATGCCCGCGCTCGACGCGATCGGGGCCCGGGCGGGAATCACACTCATCCCGTTCATCAAGGAGGCGTGCACGGACGACGAGATGGCCGCGGCCGACGGCATCGGAGCCGGCGACTGCTCCGTCTGGGCGGACTGGGCCGCGGAGCAGATCCAGGACCTGCACCCGGAGGTGATCGTGTTCGCCGGGAACTCCGGGGTGAACCTCGCCAACCTCGACGACTTTCGCTGGACGCGCTGGGACACGTCCGTCGCGGCGATCCTCGCCAGCTTCAGCGGAGCCTCGGACCGGATCGTCAGCCTCGCAGACGTGCCGATCCTGCCGACCCAGCCGGGCGAGTGCCTCCTTGCCCGCGACGCCACGCTCGGGACGTGCACCTTCGACGTCCAGCGGGGCAACCTGAACCTGGAACGCCGGAGCGAGAAGCAGGCGCTGGACGCCGAGGTGCAGTTCCAGCCGACCTCCCAGTGGTTCTGCGCGAGCGGCAAGTGCCCCGTGGTGGTCGGATCGACGATCGCCTACCGCGACCAGGTGCACGTCACCGCGACCTACTCGACCCAGCTCGCGGACGCGCTTGAGTCGTCCCTCGGTCTCGCCGCACCGTGA
- the deoC gene encoding deoxyribose-phosphate aldolase, with amino-acid sequence MSAHARDLTPLDPTALTRSDVAAIVDHTLLAPQATAAQVAAFVVEAQQLGVGAVCVSPSMLPIAAPGLRVVAVCGFPAGTHHSEIKRAEAARSVADGADEVDMVINLGAVLAGDWAAVEADIADVRSAVPAPHLLKVIIESAVLDDAQIVGACRAAEAAGADFVKTSTGFHPAGGASVEAVTLMAATVGGRLGVKASGAIRTAAAARSMIAAGATRLGLSGSSAILAELDGSAGGPAREAAEPAGY; translated from the coding sequence GTGTCCGCTCACGCCCGCGATCTAACCCCGCTCGACCCGACCGCCCTCACGCGGTCCGACGTCGCGGCGATCGTCGACCACACCCTGCTCGCGCCCCAGGCGACCGCCGCCCAGGTGGCCGCGTTCGTCGTCGAGGCCCAGCAGCTGGGCGTCGGCGCGGTCTGCGTCTCGCCGTCGATGCTGCCGATCGCCGCCCCGGGCCTGCGCGTCGTCGCGGTGTGCGGTTTCCCGGCCGGTACGCACCACAGCGAGATCAAGCGCGCGGAAGCGGCCCGATCCGTCGCGGACGGCGCTGACGAGGTCGACATGGTGATCAACCTAGGCGCGGTGCTGGCGGGCGACTGGGCGGCCGTCGAAGCCGACATCGCCGACGTGCGCTCGGCCGTCCCGGCGCCCCACCTGCTCAAGGTCATCATCGAGTCCGCCGTGCTCGACGACGCCCAGATCGTCGGGGCCTGCCGCGCGGCCGAGGCCGCCGGCGCCGACTTCGTCAAGACGTCGACCGGCTTCCACCCCGCCGGCGGCGCGAGCGTCGAGGCGGTCACGCTCATGGCGGCGACCGTCGGCGGGCGGCTCGGCGTGAAGGCTTCCGGCGCCATCCGCACGGCGGCGGCGGCCCGCTCGATGATCGCCGCGGGCGCGACCCGGCTCGGGCTGTCCGGCTCGTCCGCGATCCTCGCCGAGCTCGACGGCTCCGCGGGAGGACCCGCGCGCGAAGCCGCCGAACCCGCCGGGTACTAA
- a CDS encoding SprT family zinc-dependent metalloprotease, whose amino-acid sequence MDIDEARSLAEGLMRTHGLTAWTLVFDRARTRAGVCRYDRREIGLSRVLTELHPEQTVRGTILHEIAHALLAPGHGHDAAWRAKALAIGGDGQRCLAPTAPRARAPWVGVCARGHEVYRHRRPTRPSSCDRCGRRFDVAHLLAWRLNGRPVLLTPAQLAELAALPRSGPARAPVAWLSPGTTVVLGGSGRYAGLSGQVITRGRTRYHVRTALGTVTAPFALVRAAARPGEPAPR is encoded by the coding sequence ATGGACATCGATGAGGCGAGATCGCTCGCCGAGGGGCTCATGCGGACTCACGGGCTGACGGCGTGGACGCTCGTGTTCGACCGGGCCCGCACCCGAGCGGGGGTCTGTCGCTACGACCGCCGCGAGATCGGGCTGAGCCGGGTGCTCACGGAGCTGCACCCGGAGCAGACGGTGCGCGGGACGATCCTGCACGAGATCGCGCACGCGCTGCTCGCCCCCGGGCACGGGCACGACGCGGCCTGGCGCGCGAAGGCCCTCGCGATCGGCGGTGACGGCCAGCGGTGCCTGGCCCCGACCGCGCCGCGGGCGCGAGCCCCCTGGGTCGGGGTATGCGCCCGCGGTCACGAGGTGTACCGGCACCGGCGCCCGACGCGGCCGTCGTCGTGCGACCGGTGCGGGCGCCGCTTCGACGTCGCGCACCTGCTCGCGTGGCGGTTGAACGGCCGGCCCGTGCTGCTGACGCCGGCCCAGCTCGCGGAGCTCGCCGCGCTGCCGCGCAGCGGCCCCGCGCGGGCGCCCGTCGCCTGGCTCAGCCCCGGTACGACGGTCGTGCTCGGCGGGAGCGGTCGATACGCCGGGCTGTCCGGGCAGGTCATCACCCGGGGCCGTACCCGGTACCACGTGCGAACGGCGCTCGGCACCGTCACCGCGCCCTTCGCACTGGTGCGGGCGGCCGCGCGACCCGGTGAGCCCGCGCCCCGCTGA
- a CDS encoding DUF5997 family protein produces the protein MTSARTHQTMKPVTAAKKLGIHLPAAPESFRDAEAISRSDLAALINTPPEWLVELRENGPHPREVVASRLGVSIAGLSRGGVTQALTTAEIVEIGQQKPAWLVRERATHADVTAEDERVAARDAERLLHPRKVRPTP, from the coding sequence ATGACCTCGGCCAGAACGCACCAGACCATGAAGCCGGTGACGGCCGCGAAGAAGTTGGGCATCCACCTGCCCGCCGCACCCGAGTCGTTCCGCGACGCCGAGGCGATCAGCCGGTCCGACCTCGCGGCGCTCATCAACACCCCGCCCGAGTGGCTCGTCGAGCTGCGCGAGAACGGGCCGCACCCCCGCGAGGTCGTCGCGAGCCGCCTCGGCGTCTCGATCGCCGGGCTCTCGCGCGGCGGCGTGACGCAGGCGCTGACGACTGCCGAGATCGTCGAGATCGGCCAGCAGAAGCCCGCCTGGCTCGTCCGTGAGCGGGCGACTCACGCCGACGTCACCGCGGAGGACGAGCGCGTCGCGGCGCGCGACGCCGAGCGCCTCCTGCACCCGAGGAAGGTCCGCCCGACCCCCTGA
- a CDS encoding LysR family transcriptional regulator → MPARQCVGASEEFRVDVDLVRLRYFATVADHLHFGRAAAALHISRPALSRTVTELEAELGVELFVRPSEHTELTADGEALLARARTLLAEDAARDDPDLSPADGSAPAFTVAIMPGVTISKWTKLWAERMPDRPLRVLRTDADTQTTVLRDGLADVSFVRLPIDKTGLSTIPLYAEMPVVVVPKDHEIASLESISVLDLVDEHLLQDPDDVPQWRDAARRGRTAPRRPLPEMASTADAIALVAAGLGIVIVPQSVARMNHRKDVTYRPVRGVDEYPVAMAWSADDTSAEVEVFIGIVRGRSAHSSRSANPAQQPAAAARRGDQPRQGEQPRRGDQAAAPSSARRKSKVQPKARRPRGTR, encoded by the coding sequence ATGCCCGCGCGACAGTGCGTCGGCGCGAGCGAGGAGTTCCGAGTGGATGTCGATCTGGTCCGGCTGCGCTATTTCGCGACGGTGGCCGACCACCTGCACTTCGGCCGCGCGGCCGCGGCTCTCCACATCTCGCGGCCGGCGCTGAGCCGGACCGTGACCGAGCTCGAGGCCGAGCTCGGGGTGGAGCTGTTCGTGCGGCCGTCCGAACACACCGAGCTGACGGCCGACGGCGAGGCGCTGCTCGCGCGCGCCCGCACGCTGCTGGCCGAGGACGCCGCGCGGGACGACCCCGACCTGTCCCCCGCCGACGGCTCCGCGCCCGCCTTCACGGTCGCGATCATGCCGGGCGTGACCATCTCCAAGTGGACCAAGCTGTGGGCCGAGCGGATGCCGGACCGCCCGTTGCGGGTGCTCCGCACGGACGCCGACACGCAGACCACCGTGCTGCGGGACGGTCTCGCCGACGTGAGCTTCGTGCGCCTCCCGATCGACAAGACCGGCCTGAGCACGATCCCGCTGTACGCCGAGATGCCCGTGGTCGTGGTCCCGAAGGATCACGAGATCGCCTCGCTCGAGTCGATCTCGGTCCTGGACCTGGTCGACGAGCACCTCCTGCAGGACCCGGACGACGTGCCGCAGTGGCGCGACGCCGCGCGCCGGGGCCGCACGGCCCCGCGACGCCCCCTGCCCGAAATGGCGTCGACCGCGGACGCGATCGCGCTGGTCGCGGCGGGCCTGGGCATCGTCATCGTGCCCCAGTCCGTCGCGAGGATGAACCACCGCAAGGACGTGACCTACCGCCCCGTCCGGGGCGTCGACGAGTACCCCGTCGCGATGGCATGGTCGGCCGACGACACGTCCGCCGAGGTCGAGGTGTTCATCGGGATCGTGCGCGGGCGATCCGCGCACAGCTCGCGCTCCGCCAACCCGGCGCAGCAGCCCGCCGCGGCCGCGCGCCGGGGCGACCAGCCGCGTCAGGGCGAACAGCCGCGCCGGGGCGACCAGGCCGCGGCGCCGTCGTCGGCCCGGCGAAAGTCGAAGGTCCAGCCGAAGGCGCGCCGACCGCGCGGCACCCGCTAG
- a CDS encoding EAL domain-containing protein: MRRRTDGTLPTQGRQPAGQAADAVFERELAAAVSRGELVVHYQPVLSLPSRRCTAVEALVRWVHPRHGLLLPDAFIPVAERTGAIAAIGSFVLRRSCADAATWRDTHPGSPLALHVNISALQLHDDRLGADVSACLAEFDVPPNQLVLEVTQATAASSPATIGRLGELAALGVVIAIDDVGTDSSALTTLASVPVQIVKIDRSIVAGSTENCLDRAVTAEVVTRAAAMGLRTIAAGVERADQQEYLESIGAGAAQGYLYQRPAPADEFGAWLDQHLSGLPTLVPDEAVILAFAPRTGR, from the coding sequence GTGCGCAGGCGGACCGATGGAACGTTGCCGACACAGGGCCGGCAGCCGGCCGGCCAGGCCGCCGACGCGGTGTTCGAGCGTGAGCTCGCCGCGGCCGTCTCGCGCGGGGAGCTCGTGGTGCACTACCAACCGGTGCTGTCGCTGCCGTCTCGCCGGTGCACCGCCGTCGAGGCGCTGGTGCGCTGGGTGCACCCGCGCCACGGACTGCTCCTGCCGGACGCGTTCATCCCGGTCGCCGAGCGGACCGGCGCGATCGCCGCGATCGGCTCGTTCGTTTTGCGCCGCTCGTGCGCCGACGCGGCGACCTGGCGGGACACCCACCCGGGCTCGCCGCTCGCGCTGCACGTCAACATCTCGGCGCTCCAGCTCCACGACGACCGTCTCGGCGCCGACGTGAGCGCCTGCCTCGCGGAGTTCGACGTCCCGCCCAACCAGCTGGTGCTCGAGGTCACCCAGGCCACGGCCGCCTCGTCGCCCGCCACGATCGGCCGGCTCGGCGAGCTCGCGGCGCTCGGCGTCGTCATCGCGATCGACGACGTCGGGACGGACAGCTCGGCGCTGACCACGCTCGCCAGCGTGCCCGTCCAGATCGTCAAGATCGACCGGTCGATCGTCGCGGGCAGCACCGAGAACTGCCTGGACCGGGCCGTGACCGCGGAGGTGGTCACCAGGGCCGCAGCCATGGGCCTGCGCACGATCGCGGCGGGCGTCGAACGCGCCGACCAGCAGGAGTACCTCGAGTCGATCGGCGCCGGCGCCGCGCAGGGCTACCTGTACCAGCGGCCCGCGCCCGCCGACGAGTTCGGGGCCTGGCTCGACCAGCACCTCAGCGGCCTCCCGACGCTCGTCCCGGACGAGGCGGTCATTCTCGCGTTCGCGCCCCGGACGGGCCGCTGA
- the feoB gene encoding ferrous iron transporter B produces the protein MSCHGTPATPDARGAISTLPGAAPLRVLLVGAPNVGKSTLFNALTGARQRTMNAPGTTVELFAGTWRTTDPKHPTPAVERAIVDLPGTYSLVARSVDEQVTADAVRELGDAAAGAAATAGSPDRRGVAVVVLDATALTRSLYLLAQVAETGAPVVVALTMLDLAAAAADSPTSAVPPAVLAAALTATLGVPVVPVDARSRTHEGLTALARAVDDVASRAPAVAGLALAPRADAGLDLAQELAHAEALFSWVEAVLGDLAALLGPAPGDAAVGSSPRRTFSDRVDAVLLNPWAGIPVFLAVVWLIFELTTKAAAPLQGAIDAVVSGPVAAGLTAVLSVAGLDDTWVRGLVVDGLLAGVGTVATFVPVMAVMFAALGVLEDSGYLARAAFVADRVMRSLGLDGRALLPLIIGFGCNLPALAATRTLPSSRQRLLTGLLIPLTSCAARLTVYILLAGAFFPTHAGTVIFAMYLVSVALVLGGGLLLRRTAFRDVRTEPLILVLPPYQRPGLRTLAASVVLRVGAFVGRAGKIIVATLLVVWVLMAVPATGGYSPGDVPVGESLYGRTAAGLAPVLAPAGFGNDHAAAALITGFVAKEVVVGSFAQSYAVPEPGDPAQAGDLGDRLRASFDESSGGHGGAAALAFMTFVLAYTPCVAALAEQKRLFGWRPTLWALSVQLVTAWLLAVAVFQVGSRL, from the coding sequence ATGAGCTGTCACGGCACGCCGGCGACGCCGGACGCCCGCGGGGCCATCTCGACCCTGCCGGGAGCCGCTCCGCTGCGCGTGCTGCTCGTCGGAGCCCCGAACGTCGGCAAGTCGACGCTGTTCAATGCGCTGACCGGAGCCCGGCAACGGACGATGAACGCCCCGGGCACGACCGTGGAGCTCTTCGCCGGCACGTGGCGCACCACCGATCCGAAGCACCCCACGCCGGCGGTGGAACGGGCGATCGTGGACCTGCCGGGCACGTACAGCCTGGTGGCCCGCTCGGTCGACGAGCAGGTGACTGCCGACGCGGTACGCGAGCTCGGCGATGCTGCGGCCGGCGCGGCCGCCACGGCCGGTTCCCCCGACCGCCGCGGCGTCGCCGTCGTCGTGCTGGACGCCACCGCGCTGACGCGGTCGCTGTACCTGCTCGCCCAGGTCGCCGAGACGGGAGCCCCGGTCGTCGTTGCGCTGACCATGCTGGACCTCGCCGCCGCCGCGGCGGACTCGCCGACGTCGGCCGTGCCGCCGGCCGTCCTGGCGGCCGCGCTCACCGCGACCCTGGGCGTGCCCGTCGTGCCCGTGGACGCCCGGAGCCGGACCCACGAGGGGTTGACCGCGCTCGCCCGCGCCGTCGACGACGTCGCGTCCCGCGCCCCGGCCGTCGCCGGGCTGGCGCTCGCGCCGCGCGCCGACGCCGGGCTCGACCTTGCGCAGGAGCTCGCGCACGCCGAGGCGCTCTTCAGCTGGGTCGAGGCCGTGCTGGGCGACCTCGCCGCGCTGCTCGGGCCGGCGCCCGGCGATGCCGCGGTCGGGTCGTCGCCGCGGCGCACCTTCTCCGACCGCGTCGACGCGGTGCTGCTCAACCCGTGGGCCGGCATCCCCGTGTTCCTCGCGGTGGTCTGGCTGATCTTCGAGCTGACGACCAAGGCCGCCGCCCCGTTGCAGGGGGCGATCGACGCCGTCGTCAGCGGCCCCGTCGCGGCGGGCCTGACCGCGGTCCTGAGCGTCGCCGGGCTCGACGACACCTGGGTGCGCGGGCTCGTCGTCGACGGCTTGCTCGCCGGCGTCGGCACCGTGGCGACGTTCGTGCCGGTCATGGCGGTCATGTTCGCGGCGCTCGGGGTGCTCGAGGACTCGGGGTACCTCGCCCGGGCGGCATTCGTCGCCGACCGGGTGATGCGCTCGCTCGGCCTCGACGGCCGCGCGCTGCTCCCGCTGATCATCGGCTTCGGCTGCAACCTGCCGGCGCTGGCGGCGACGCGAACCCTGCCGAGCTCCCGGCAGCGCCTGCTGACCGGGCTGCTGATCCCGCTGACGTCCTGCGCGGCCAGGCTGACCGTCTACATCCTCCTCGCGGGCGCCTTCTTCCCCACGCACGCCGGGACGGTCATCTTTGCGATGTACCTGGTGAGCGTGGCCCTCGTGCTGGGCGGTGGGCTGCTCCTGCGGCGCACCGCCTTCCGGGACGTGCGCACCGAGCCGCTGATCCTCGTGCTGCCGCCGTACCAGCGCCCGGGTCTGCGCACGCTGGCGGCGTCGGTCGTGCTGCGGGTCGGCGCGTTCGTGGGCCGGGCCGGGAAGATCATCGTCGCGACGCTGCTCGTCGTGTGGGTGCTGATGGCGGTCCCCGCGACGGGCGGGTACTCCCCGGGCGACGTGCCCGTCGGCGAGAGCCTCTACGGCCGGACGGCGGCGGGCCTGGCTCCCGTCCTCGCCCCCGCCGGGTTCGGCAACGACCACGCCGCCGCGGCGCTCATCACGGGCTTCGTCGCCAAGGAGGTCGTGGTCGGCTCGTTCGCGCAGTCCTACGCGGTGCCCGAGCCCGGTGACCCGGCCCAGGCGGGCGACCTGGGCGATCGGCTGCGCGCGTCCTTCGACGAGTCGTCGGGCGGTCACGGCGGGGCCGCGGCGCTGGCGTTCATGACCTTCGTGCTCGCCTACACCCCGTGCGTCGCCGCGCTCGCCGAGCAGAAGCGGCTGTTCGGGTGGCGTCCGACGCTCTGGGCGCTGAGCGTTCAGCTCGTGACGGCGTGGCTGCTCGCGGTCGCGGTGTTCCAGGTCGGGTCGCGGCTGTGA
- a CDS encoding FeoA family protein, producing MTLCDGPLGAELVVTGVRLPVAAAFRLHEMGIRVGTRARVTQRAAFGGRVISVAGSRFALDGGSALLIDVEPVHPVHPTEPIRPVEAVA from the coding sequence GTGACTCTCTGTGATGGCCCGCTTGGCGCCGAGCTCGTCGTGACCGGGGTGCGGCTTCCCGTCGCGGCCGCCTTCCGCCTGCACGAGATGGGCATCCGGGTGGGCACCCGGGCGCGGGTGACCCAGCGAGCGGCGTTCGGCGGTCGCGTAATCTCCGTCGCCGGGTCGCGGTTCGCGCTCGACGGCGGGTCCGCGCTCCTCATCGACGTCGAGCCCGTCCATCCCGTTCATCCCACGGAGCCGATCCGGCCCGTCGAGGCGGTGGCATGA
- a CDS encoding CoA transferase: protein MPRHAGAGATGGDVLATAWQALGGDPALLAGLTVRGDVGLASPFAVESLALGAVGAQVLAAAELAAQEHAGGARGADAQQHAVGHVELDARHVGIAFRSERFLEVDAVASGPGFAPLSRFIPTADGSVRLHANYPQHRAAIARALGPDPLAAAARLTGPEVEDRVVAAGGVAAVVRTAQEWRQHPQGQALEALPLVQLERVAAGPRAPTRPVPSIRGLRVLDLTRVLAGPIGTRTLASYGADVLRVDNPRSPEDPATLLETGPGKRHVELDLAAGADRDRFDELLDHADVLVQGYRPGALAALGLHPDRLAQRWPDLVVVTLSAWGTSGPWSGRRGFDSVVQAATGIADGARDAAGAPGVLPAQALDHGAGHLIAALVLRALTRRRREGGTWHGELSLAGLASWLTAAPRPAGPPSAPVEPVDAAPYLVRLPSAAGVLTLVRPPGSPTWPAGPVHLAPAEARWRDRGPTPPAGRGGQKVP, encoded by the coding sequence GTGCCACGCCATGCTGGTGCCGGAGCGACGGGAGGCGACGTGCTCGCGACGGCCTGGCAGGCGCTCGGCGGCGACCCCGCCCTGCTCGCCGGGCTGACGGTACGGGGCGACGTCGGCCTCGCCTCCCCATTCGCGGTGGAGAGCCTCGCCCTGGGCGCGGTCGGCGCGCAGGTCCTTGCCGCGGCGGAGCTCGCCGCGCAGGAGCACGCGGGCGGTGCCCGCGGCGCCGACGCACAGCAGCACGCCGTCGGCCACGTCGAGCTCGACGCCCGGCACGTCGGGATCGCGTTCCGCAGCGAGCGCTTCCTCGAGGTCGACGCCGTCGCGAGCGGCCCCGGATTCGCGCCGCTGTCGCGGTTCATCCCGACGGCGGACGGCTCGGTCCGCCTGCACGCGAACTACCCGCAGCACCGTGCGGCGATCGCGCGGGCACTGGGCCCGGATCCACTCGCGGCGGCCGCCCGCCTGACCGGGCCGGAGGTGGAGGACCGCGTCGTGGCCGCGGGCGGCGTCGCCGCGGTGGTTCGGACCGCGCAGGAGTGGCGGCAGCACCCTCAGGGGCAGGCGCTCGAGGCCCTGCCGCTCGTGCAGCTCGAGCGCGTCGCCGCCGGCCCGCGGGCGCCCACGCGGCCGGTGCCGTCGATCCGCGGGCTGCGCGTGCTCGACCTGACCCGCGTGCTCGCGGGCCCGATCGGCACCCGCACTCTCGCGTCCTACGGCGCCGACGTGCTGCGGGTCGACAACCCGCGCAGTCCCGAGGACCCGGCGACCCTCCTCGAGACCGGCCCGGGGAAGCGCCACGTCGAACTCGACCTCGCGGCCGGGGCGGACCGCGACCGCTTCGACGAGCTGCTGGACCACGCGGACGTGCTCGTGCAGGGCTACCGGCCGGGCGCGTTGGCGGCCCTCGGGCTGCACCCCGACCGGCTCGCGCAGCGCTGGCCGGACCTCGTCGTGGTGACCCTGTCGGCCTGGGGCACGAGCGGGCCGTGGAGCGGTCGCCGCGGCTTCGACTCGGTGGTCCAGGCAGCGACGGGCATCGCGGACGGCGCGCGCGACGCCGCAGGAGCCCCCGGCGTGCTCCCGGCGCAGGCGCTCGACCATGGCGCGGGGCACCTGATCGCGGCGCTGGTCCTGCGGGCCCTCACCCGGCGCCGGCGCGAGGGCGGCACCTGGCACGGAGAGCTGTCGTTGGCCGGCCTCGCGTCCTGGCTGACCGCCGCGCCGCGGCCGGCCGGCCCGCCGAGCGCGCCGGTGGAGCCGGTCGACGCCGCGCCGTACCTGGTGCGCCTGCCGTCGGCGGCGGGCGTGCTGACGCTGGTGCGGCCGCCGGGCTCTCCGACGTGGCCTGCCGGACCGGTCCACCTGGCGCCCGCCGAGGCCCGGTGGCGCGACCGCGGCCCGACGCCGCCCGCAGGCCGTGGCGGGCAGAAGGTCCCATAG